The Mugil cephalus isolate CIBA_MC_2020 chromosome 21, CIBA_Mcephalus_1.1, whole genome shotgun sequence genome includes the window TGGACCAGGTTTTCATCCTTCATCCATCCCTCTGTCCTGACTCGGCTGTGGTCCCTATCTCACAGCATGATGCTATCACCACCATGCTCCACTGTAGGGATGCTACTGACTATAGAAGGACAGCGGAGCTCTTTCTGATCCAGTTTCAGGACGTCATTTAGACCAAactctggaacacaaacatgTTATTCACACTAAGAGTTTCATATGTGCAGCTAAGCGAGAGTGACCAAGGAATTATCCTTCAGGATCATTAAactctaagtctaagtctattgGCCTGCTGGCGCCTGGTTTTCATGTCAAACAGTTCAGTCTTTGTCTCATCAGACCAGAGAACTTTGTTTCTCGTGGTCCTTCAGGACCTTTACTAGGTCTTTCTTCTGGCCACTCACTGCTACACAGGTCTGGTGGTGGATTCCTTCTCTCCACAGAGGAATGTGGGAGCTCCAGCAGAGTGACCATCGGGTTCTTGGTCACCTCCCTGACTAGAGTTAGAGGGTTGGGGTTAGAGTTCCATAGTAAAAGCTTTGAAtacttcttctctctcctgtctTCATCTGTTCTTAGTCTCCAGGGTTTAATGTGACGTCTccacagctccagctcctcctgaagGTTTTCCTCAGGTTTAGAAGCTCATCAGTGATGTAGGAGGAGAAGGTCTGGCTCACAGTCCACATCCAGTTCATCCCAGAGGGGTTCTATGGGGGTCAGGACTCTGTGAGGCCAGTCCAGTtcctcatccaggtctttatgGACCCGGCTTTGTGCTCTGGTTCTCAGTCACGGTGGAACAGGTAGAATAAGTAGAATTATCCAGAATGTCTTGGTTTGGCTTCGTAGCTTCCACTTCGTTCTAAACCCACTGACAGTTGattgtggaatatttagtagagACTAGACTTGTTGCTCAGGTGGCACATTGTACCTGCAGACTCTTAGCCTAGCATGCTAGAATGGTTAGCCTTTAACCCTGCAGACTCTTAGCCTAGCATGCTAGGATGGTTAGCCTTTAACCCCGCAGACCCTTAGCCTAGCATGCTACCATGGGTCTAAATATGCATTCAAAGACTCAAAACTAATTTCTTCTTAATGTTTATTTCAACAGTTATTTCataacttcctgtttaaagtTTTTGATTAAAGTTTCATTAACATGATTAAGTTcacaaattatttaacagaGGAACTGAAAGCGttgaatcctcctcctcctcctcttcctgtttcaccTCCTGAGGAGGAAACGTTGTGCGCTCTGCACCGTgttctgaaacacaacaacaacagcatgtgACTGGACGGCTGTCGACCAATCAGGACGCAGCTGCCGTTAGACCCATTACCTCCATGAGCATGGCCACCGTCATAGGCCCCACCCCTCCTGGGACGGGCGTGATGAATCctgccctctgattggctgaggcgTAGTGGACGTCTCCCACCACCCGTTTACCTCCGGCCTTCGTCTCGTCTGTGGTGGTCAGAGGTCAAGGGTcagatggggtggggggggggtaggTTTGAAGCTGAAgtactggggggggggggaggggtcaTACCTGGGACGTGGTTGATTCCACAGTCGATCACCACAGCGCCGTCCTTTAGCCAATCACCTCTCACCATCTCAGCTCGGCCCGCCCCCACCACCAGGATGTCAGCCCTCCCCACCTGCACACACATCATCTCTGTGAGGACCTTCcattaacattatgaccccgaCCCGCCACACTAACTCTACAACCCCCCAACTAACACTAGCCCATGTGGCCTAAGAGGTTATCACGGTGTGTTCAAGGACCCTCAGACTTTGCAGACTGTAGCTGTGGTGCAGGCCCTCACCTGTCCAGGCAGGTCGGGCGTCTTTGAGTGGCAGGTGGTCACGGTGGCGTGGTTCCACAGCAGCAGGTCGTGCATCGGAGCGCCGACAATTTTACTGCGACCGATGACGACGGCGTGTTTTCCTGCCACAGACACACCTGCACAAGACAAACGAAGCTTCTATCTGAGGTTTCCATAGAAACAGAGACACCAGAGAGGATTAAAGttgacctgaacctgaacctgaacctgaacctggaccaggaccaggaccagtgcAGatccagtgtttattttttacagtgcacatccattgtttattttttacagtgcagatccattgtttagtttttacagtgcagatccagtgtttattttttacagtgtagatccagagtttgttttttacagtgcagatccagtgtttattttttacagtgcagatcCAGTGTTTAGTTTTTACAGTGCAGATCCAGTGTTTAGTTTTTACAGTGCAGACCTGTCTGTCTGATGAGCTCCATGCAGCCGTTGGGGGTGCAGGGGATGAAGCAGTTGCTCAGATCTCCTCGTGACAACTTCCCGGCGTTGATGCAGCTCagactgaacacaaacacaaacacagattaaaccagagggagaaaagactgaaagaagACGGAAAAGAAACGCACCCGTCCACGTCTTTCTCTGGAGACACGGAGTTGGTGATGAGCTCAGAGTCAATGTGGTTGACGGAGTCCAGAGGAAGCTGGACGATAAGACCGTGGACCGACGGGTTCTCGTTGATGGACATGATGCTCCGCAACACctgcaggaaacaggaaacaggaaacaggaagtcaggCTTTGTTGTCAtgctgatgaagatgatgatgaggaggaaggtgaTGCGTGTGTCCGACCTCGTCTTCCGTCGCTGTGTTCGGAAGCCTCACGTGTTTCGCATCGATTCCAATCTGCAGACGAGAAAATGGAACCTGAAGGTTTACGAAGCTGAAATGAGACGACGAGGACCGACAGGACGATGAGGTTCTGTCGGTCTGGGACTATTTCCAGTGGCGGACTAATACACATTTGTTGTGGACGGTGCTGAGGACGCCTCACCTCGGCTGCTGCCCTCAGTTTGGAGCTGATGTAAAGGTTGGAGTCGTCTCTGTCGCCCACCTGGAACAAACCTCCAGTCAGACTCATTCAAACATAACGGCCCCTCCCACACAGCACGGCTCTAACGAGGCAGCTCGTTAAGGATCCACAGTGTGGTTCTGTGGTTTCAACCCTGGGGGGTCCATCTCATTCTAGtccaggggccacattcagaccagtttgatctcaaggaccagtaacacaacaataacctgtaaataacgacaactccagactttgACATTAGCTTCAGAGCAAAGAAGAACGAGGAGATTAGAGAACGTCTAGATTTAATGAACTCTCCTGATTCTGTGATAATAACCGAGAGAAACAGTGGAAACTAGCGTTAACCTGCTCCGGCTCTCAGGAAACCTTGATGAGAACGGTTCAGCAGGTTAATGATAAACCTGGTTCAGGTCTAAGATCTGATTCAGACCGGTTCAGACTGGTTCACCTGTCCACATGTGACTCaaccagctgctcctctgactcGCCTGGGTCCGGTTTAACATCCAGACTCTAGATTCACTCCAGTGCACTACAGGCACAGTTAGAGAACCAGACTCACCTGTAGAACCAAACTCACCTGTAGAACCAGACTCACCTGTAGAACCAAACTCACCTGTAGAACCAGACTCACCTGTAGAACCACCAGACCAGGCCTGAACCCAGAGAACTGACTCGTCATcttgtccacctcctccttcagtcTGTTCCTCACCAACCTGGACACAGGTCAAACACTTAATCCAGAAACACGTTTAATCAGTATTCGGTCTGATCTGGTATAAACTGGGATGAAGTGGAATAAACTGGGATGAACTGGGATGAACTGGGATGTGGACTCACTTGGAAGTCTTGTTGCCGGAGATGACGGTTGCTATGGAGCGTCTGATTCCTTGACAACCAGAAGCTGCACAACGGAGAGAGAGGGCGACCGAGGAAGACatgactgagagagagagagcgtcagccaatcagaacgtCAGGAAACATCACTAATTACCTGCCTGATAAGAAACATCTGGACAGAGGAGATCAGTTATTTTGTGTCATGTGGTTTGTTATTATGTGTCTGCTGTTAGTTTCATTAGAGGTTGACTCGGTGTCAGAGAGTTTGTCTCCCCCTGTAGCTCAGACCTGGTTAAAGCTCCAATAACAACCTCTCAGAtcaaagtttagtttttagtttccTAAAAAGCCTCCGGTCCTGACGACGCCTCCATAAAGTTTCCTTGAATCAACAGAGAGAGGAGTTACTCACCTGGTCCAAACATGTTGACGGTCCAGAGAATGAACTACAGCTTCagacctccaccacctcctccacctcctctctctgacAGCTCCTCCAACCccctgagaggagagaggaggaaaccagctgcagcagatgttCACTCCTCTGACCGGACGGAGGCTCAGCAGGGACAAAAACTCAAACCTTCAATGTAGAACTTTGGTTTGTGAGAGTCAggaaacatgaataaatgttgGTCATCTGActggtaacaacaacaacaacaacaacaacaacattattattataataataacaggaggagttataataacaataacaacaataacagaacTGGGTGGACTCTCCTGTCAGAGTTTGACCACCTCAGGCTtccatacgtgtgtgtgtgtatgtatgtgtgtgtgtgtgtgtgtgtgtgtgtgttacatgttatcagtgtgtgtgtttgtgttgttgctctGAACTGGACTGATCCAGGGTGGGAGGTCAAAGGTCCGGACTGGAGGAGGCGGGGCATCTCTCtgctctcagccaatcagctcCCAGACTGTCAGGGAggacacgtcctcctcctcctcctcctcctcctcctcctccttccacatCAATGATTTCCTCCTCAGTGTCCCAGTGCATCGTGGAAAGTCTCATAAAGACATTTcattgtattcatttatttaaaacttacTCTTGTCTCCTGTGTGGACTGTCCTAAACCTGGACTCATCTGAgacacctggagacacaccTGGAGAgacacctggagacacacctggagacacaccTGAGAACCAGAGCTGCCATGAATCTTAAAGATTTGAACCTCAGACTCTGTGGTAGTAACATAAAGACGGAGGTTCCTGTTCTCCcctggtattaaaataaatctgcacatGATCGTGGTCAGACCTCAGCTCCGTGATCTATAGACTCATTAGTTCCTCTTCTATAGGAACCAGAGGGAGATGGTGCAGGTCTGTGTCAATGTGCTTCACTACATCTCATTAGATGACCAgttgtctccatctagtggacacaCAGTAGAACTGCACCATCTGCTGCGTGATTATAACTCGGGTTCGACTGGTTTTAACTCTGATGAGTTTTTAGATCAAATCCAGGACTGAGGAGTAAGAATCAGCAGCTTCTTCTCAACACATGAAGGTGGAAAGTGTCTGGAAGTCAGTGAGAATCCAACCAGAGAAATCTGGAAATTTCTCATAACCTGGATCAATAGGATTATATTCAGTCTATCACTGACTGAACTGTAGAAGTCTTTCTTTGTGCTTATTCTCTGTTTCATTTCTAGTAGACTATAAATGCTGTAGAATACATGTGTGGGTTAAAGTAGAGTGGTTGTAGAATGATTTCCATGTATCTGTGTTAGTGATTAAGAAATGAAACCAACAGCAGTTTGAATGTAATCTGATCTGAGTCATCAGAGTCTGAACTGGTCTGACAGCTTTTAACTTGACTGagtttattttaactgtgtcaACATTGGATCTTTCTTGGTTTCTCTAAAGCAGCTTCTGTACAGTTCATGTGTTCAGTCAACTTTAAACACCTGTGGTAACTCAAAACAAGAACCAAGTCA containing:
- the LOC124998897 gene encoding C-1-tetrahydrofolate synthase, cytoplasmic-like; protein product: MFGPVMSSSVALSLRCAASGCQGIRRSIATVISGNKTSKLVRNRLKEEVDKMTSQFSGFRPGLVVLQVGDRDDSNLYISSKLRAAAEIGIDAKHVRLPNTATEDEVLRSIMSINENPSVHGLIVQLPLDSVNHIDSELITNSVSPEKDVDGLSCINAGKLSRGDLSNCFIPCTPNGCMELIRQTGVSVAGKHAVVIGRSKIVGAPMHDLLLWNHATVTTCHSKTPDLPGQVGRADILVVGAGRAEMVRGDWLKDGAVVIDCGINHVPDETKAGGKRVVGDVHYASANQRAGFITPVPGGVGPMTVAMLMENTVQSAQRFLLRR